The DNA window AGGGGTCAGAAGGATGCTGCTCTGCTTGCTGTGTTCTCCTGCTGTCCCCTGGCATCCTGCAGCGTCACAGTCCCAGACGgggtggggtgtggtgtgtgtgtgactggtgtTGGTGTAGTCCCTCTTGGGGGAGGTCTAACTCCAGCTGCTGGCCCGGGAAACTCTTGGACTCCTTCctcactggaacacacacataaATCAGTAATATCATGACAAAATACTATTAGCATCAACAATATTCAGTGATACTCAGTAGTATTCAGTAAAATTCTGTAATACTCAGTAATATGCAGTAGTATTATTCACAGCTGTAGATGGGTCTCTTCTCTTCACGGTTAAAGGAGGAGGAGTAGGTGGAGTCAAAGTAGTGAGAGAACTGTGAAAGAGAGGAATGGACAGATATCAGGGAGGTGGAAGAAATAAACactatggccaaaagtatgtggacaacccttcagtgAACGCCTGCAGGGAGAatctttgtagcggggcagggggaaaaagagggaggagcttCGGCCTAGTCACATTAGAatgggtgggagatgaggaaatgttggacaggcAAGGAGCCAtgactgagtcaaataggaatcctgacttaatgaagtggtgattaaagagctcagccatgtgcttcttgtcagtaacaacattaaaggacatgggcagctgtgaggagggtttattctccaggtctttaacggtttcagaacttcttggggttagacccacagagagagaactgctccttaaagtaactaccTTTgaccttccggatagcctgagtgcacttatttctaatttgcctgaacgagagccagtcagcctggggctgaacctgtttttaattctcattttcttcaTGGGGgcgtttgttaacaataccactgaaaatttcaaaaaagaaggtccaggcatcttcgacagaggggatcaagctgattctataccaatttacagaggccagttcatgaaggaaggacGTTTTTTaccaagcgtctatgacaaatcaggacaggttgttTCACTGATCCTCCAtcacgaacacaggctgtaaaacagtgatcactaaagtcattacagaaaaccaccacactgatacctatcaggaatatttgtgaggataacatcgtggagagtagccttttctgggtgagagcttagggcaggtagggtacaggctggggctgatggaggacgataacacccagcaacagtcaacaaataactatttgaaagtttaatgcttaaaaccagaaaatcaaattgtttggggacagacttggagacaaccgagcactgaaggtgatccttggtaaggATTGCCACTCCTCCACCTTTGGAAGATccgtcttgccgaaaaaggttaacatcagtattcaataCATGCTTCCTTAACcaagtctcagtaatgaccaacacatctggctaggagctgtgaacccacactttaaattgatccattttaggtaataagcttctaatCTTAATAATGTGCAGAAAACCCAgacttttacgagagcagaaatcagtgaagcagatagaGCACAAGTCataattggggctagcaacagatgggccagggtgtacatacacatttccagatatcatcagcagtaaaacagtcaaagcacggcagaggacagggagagctctgtagTGTTGATTTATGATATCTGAATGTGCATGAGaaggcaacaagatcatattgtacagcaatttcatcaggtaacatgaatacgagagatggttagaataggatggagGCCAAACAGTCTGTGGGAacagtgtgggaacaaacagtctGTCCCATGGTTAGGTAAACAAGAAtgttcatagtcaacaaagcattCAGGAGCCCTGAGGCAAATGGTATAAAGCACAAGATAAAAAATAAcaacttggggctagccattgtaagttcagagtcactcgccccaacagtgtatgtgtgctggaggcgagcgaaagcggagtgtggtgggggtacctgtaccagacagggggagacaggccagggagagaggagtgagtgtggtgggggtacctgtaccagacagggggagacaggccagggagagaggagtgagtgtggtgggggtacttgtaccagacagggggagacagaccagggagagaggggggagtgtggtggaggtacctgtaccagacagggggagacagaccagggagagaggggggagtgtggtggaggtacctgtaccagacagggggagacagaccagggagagaggggggagtgtggtggaggtacctgtaccagacagggggagacagaccagggagagaggggggaagtgtggtgggggtacctgtaccagacagggggagacaggccagggagagaggggtgagtttgaggtacctgtaccagacagggggagacaggggtgagtgtgtgggggtatctgtaccagacagggggagacagaccagggagagaggggtgagtgtgttggaggtacctgtaccagactgtgggagacaggccagggagagaggggggagtgtggtggaggtacctgtacgagacagggggagacagaccagggagaggggggagtgtggtggaggtacctgtaccagacagggggagacagaccagggagaggggggagtgtggtggaggtacctgtaccagacagggggagacagaccagggagaggggggagtgtggtggaggtacctgtaccagaaagggggagacaggccagggagagaggggtgagtgtgtgggggtatctgtaccagacagggggagacagaccagggagagaggtgagtgtggtggaggtatctgtaccagacagggggagacaggccagggagagaggggtgagtgtggtggaggtagctgtaccagacagggggagacaggccagggagagaggggtgagtgtggtggaggtagctgtaccagacagggggagacaggccagggagaggggtgagtgtggtggaggtacctgtaccagacagggggagacaggagagtgTAGTAGGCAACAGGAGTAGGCGTCACACCCACTTTGGAGAATTActtctggaggcagatttcttgtagaaaatgccagtgGACGGTCTCTGAACAGTGGGAGAGGGCTTCAAGGCCTCTGGATTTGGGTGGGGTAGCCTGTGAGACTCCTGACATTTGTTGGGCTCAAAGGCTTcgacacctctcacttcacacctcagtactaattgaagttgtatctgTTCTGTCTCAGTTCCATGTTGGATGGTGTCCTCAGGTCTCTGCTGTTTACAGGCCACAGCACCCTCTGTACAAACAAAAGGAATCCCTAGTAGTAGTAATCCTTCCATGcttgtaggtttggagttttgatctGGAGTGAAGGTTATGCTGTATATGTCCCTGccaaaaaatccaagtttatctaactccaaaTCTATCCTTTCGTAAAAAACATgcagctgtgtctctctctcccttcctctgtctgtagtgaaaatacatttcacaaataaacttttaacaaggcacacctgttaattcaaatgcattccaggtgactacctcatgaagatggttcagagaattccaagagtgtgcaaagctgtcatcaaggcaaagggtggctactttgaagaatctcaaacataaaatacattttgatttgtttttggtcactacatgattccatacgtgttatttcataggtggaggtcttcagtattattcgacaatgtagaaaatagtagaaataaataaaaacccttgaatgagtatgtgtttccaaacttttgactggtactgtgtaaaatcgagcacacagacatgcaatctccatagacaaacattccccccacattctgacattgcatttttgtccccccgtTTTAACATTGCAATGTGATACAAAAAAGGATCTGCTTTCGGACCATGCGGACACCTCCGAGTGGTCGGGTGGGCTGTTTGGAGAAGTCCGTTGACTGGATTTAGAACCAAGGACACCACAGAGCAGgctgacaggctgtgtgaaggcaaagcttctgGAAGGCTGGCTGGACCAGCACGGGAGAGTTGAGCATAGTTCAGTTAGTATGTGTTGCACTCTTTCACCGAGTTGTAAAAGCAAGCAAagcagaaactggctactctttagttgactgatgtagctggcaaggtaactgctgtttaacataaaaaaaacaagtgtTTTTTATTCACAGTGCTGAGCTAGTATTGTAACtgtcatgtaacgttagctaatgtttcATACCCTCTCAAATGAGGTGAATGAATAAGCTacgctagctagtagctaccacagccaggtCAGCTCTAGCCTCTAGATATCTGTCAGATAGTGATATGACGTGGCTATTAATGCTAACAGCTGTTGTTTGTATGGAGAttttttgtagcctttgttttgaCCCGTTTCAAAATATGTAATTGAACTTGGCTAGCTTTCACCAGTTGATGTACCAttggagagagagtgagctggCCAAAAGTTTGTTAACGTTAGCTATTCTTTTTTTTTGCCTCAATCACACTAGACCTGAATTAAATGTTGAAAACATCAACCAAAAGATTGAAGATTGATATTCTGACATTTCTTCAGTGCAATGAGAGTTTTATTAGTCAGTATGGCAATGTAAcattattgatctgtcagtttccctagctagttccctacttttcacactgacagTAATAAACAGCTGACATAGCAGGCCGATTTCTTCATCCCGTCCACATTTGCAGCTTTTCATACTGCACTCCTCCTTTCTGTCCGACTCCCATCCGCTACCGGTCCCAAACCCGACCGCAGTCCCGCATTGTTATTGTAGGCTATGTGACGCAGCTCACCTGCCAGCCATGGTCCCAGCAATTTTATCCCTTATTGTCAATATCAAATGTGCAAAAATAACTTCAGAAATAGTTTCTCACATGGTCCTTACA is part of the Oncorhynchus clarkii lewisi isolate Uvic-CL-2024 chromosome 10, UVic_Ocla_1.0, whole genome shotgun sequence genome and encodes:
- the LOC139419364 gene encoding LOW QUALITY PROTEIN: cilia- and flagella-associated protein 68 (The sequence of the model RefSeq protein was modified relative to this genomic sequence to represent the inferred CDS: inserted 1 base in 1 codon), which gives rise to MSFPWTFSSPPFHYMLRASGQSEVWSDARPEDKFHQYGWRCGTSEDGYGTRTLIGNWVEKQKDITQYRKARSLPSQFSHYFDSTYSSSFNREEKRPIYSLRKESKSFPGQQLELDLPQXGTTPTPVTHTPHPTPSGTVTLQDARGQQENTASRAASF